A window from Schistosoma haematobium chromosome 1, whole genome shotgun sequence encodes these proteins:
- the SMAD2_1 gene encoding Mothers against decapentaplegic 2 (EggNog:ENOG410V4CT~COG:K), which translates to MSLFTSPPPVVKRLISYIKEGSDKEEKWKEKAVKSLVKRLKNGTQLDELERALVSQDPSTRCVTIPRSLDGRLQVAQKKGLPHVFYCQLWRWPDLHTQHELRPIATCEYSFQSKRDEVCINPYHYRRIENPGLHLVCLLTGSFSVHS; encoded by the exons atgAGTCTCTTTACAAGTCCACCTCCAGTTGTAAAGAGACTTATAAGTTACATCAAAGAAGGTTCAGACAAAGAAGAAAAGTGGAAGGAAAAGGCTGTTAAATCATTAGTCAAGAGGTTAAAAAACGGAACACAATTGGACGAGTTGGAACGTGCTTTGGTTAGCCAAGATCCATCTACACGCTGTGTTACAATACCTCGTTCATTGGATGGACGTCTACAG GTTGCCCAGAAAAAAGGTTTACCACACGTTTTTTACTGCCAACTTTGGCGATGGCCAGACCTGCATACTCAGCACGAGTTAAGGCCTATCGCTACTTGTGAATATTCTTTCCAATCAAAACGCGATGAGGTTTGTATCAACCCTTATCACTATCGAAGGATTGAAAATCCAG GTCTACATCTTGTTTGTCTCCTGACGGGGTCGTTCTCAGTGCACTCTTGA
- the SMAD2_1 gene encoding Mothers against decapentaplegic 2, variant 3 (EggNog:ENOG410V4CT~COG:K) gives MSLFTSPPPVVKRLISYIKEGSDKEEKWKEKAVKSLVKRLKNGTQLDELERALVSQDPSTRCVTIPRSLDGRLQVAQKKGLPHVFYCQLWRWPDLHTQHELRPIATCEYSFQSKRDEVCINPYHYRRIENPVLPPIMVPRTVNNGTSGVNNDNTHRGVTESSTERYGRGSSFGSHHSRYSSMHNQYQQGLQQQHHLNALQSHHPSSAGLNDSMIMGDDCGSEPNSLAALLAPPSKQPRQHLATDAVTAAALARGDALDAYAVASRAIAGLENVGNVLGGTHPPCVSLREVNHPPNFKYSHGISAFYLSP, from the exons atgAGTCTCTTTACAAGTCCACCTCCAGTTGTAAAGAGACTTATAAGTTACATCAAAGAAGGTTCAGACAAAGAAGAAAAGTGGAAGGAAAAGGCTGTTAAATCATTAGTCAAGAGGTTAAAAAACGGAACACAATTGGACGAGTTGGAACGTGCTTTGGTTAGCCAAGATCCATCTACACGCTGTGTTACAATACCTCGTTCATTGGATGGACGTCTACAG GTTGCCCAGAAAAAAGGTTTACCACACGTTTTTTACTGCCAACTTTGGCGATGGCCAGACCTGCATACTCAGCACGAGTTAAGGCCTATCGCTACTTGTGAATATTCTTTCCAATCAAAACGCGATGAGGTTTGTATCAACCCTTATCACTATCGAAGGATTGAAAATCCAG ttCTCCCACCAATTATGGTTCCTCGTACAGTTAACAATGGGACTTCCGGAGTCAATAACGACAACACACATCGTGGTGTGACAGAATCATCTACTGAACGTTATGGAAGAGGTTCATCTTTTGGTTCACATCATTCTCGATACTCCTCTATGCACAATCAGTATCAACAAGGTcttcaacaacaacatcatctaAATGCTTTACAGAGTCATCATCCTTCCTCTGCTGGACTAAATGATTCTATGATAATGGGAGATGATTGTGGTTCAGAACCAAATAGTTTAGCTGCCCTCCTAGCTCCTCCATCTAAACAACCCAGACAACATCTTGCTACAGATGCTGTAACAGCTGCTGCTCTAGCCAGAGGTGATGCACTTGACGCGTATGCTGTGGCAAGTCGAGCAATAGCTGGTTTAGAAAATGTCGGAAATGTACTCGGTGGGACGCATCCACCATGTGTGAGCCTTCGTGAGGTAAATCATCCACCTAATTTTAAATACTCACATGGTATCAGTGCGTTCTATTTATCTCCTTGA
- the SMAD2_1 gene encoding Mothers against decapentaplegic 2, variant 2 (EggNog:ENOG410V4CT~COG:K) — protein sequence MSLFTSPPPVVKRLISYIKEGSDKEEKWKEKAVKSLVKRLKNGTQLDELERALVSQDPSTRCVTIPRSLDGRLQVAQKKGLPHVFYCQLWRWPDLHTQHELRPIATCEYSFQSKRDEVCINPYHYRRIENPVLPPIMVPRTVNNGTSGVNNDNTHRGVTESSTERYGRGSSFGSHHSRYSSMHNQYQQGLQQQHHLNALQSHHPSSAGLNDSMIMGDDCGSEPNSLAALLAPPSKQPRQHLATDAVTAAALARGDALDAYAVASRAIAGLENVGNVLGGTHPPCVSLREAAENMTLGGPPNLVGTPPAPPHTGYQSSLMNVVSSLSGDGRDFARSLGVANHIHNATTRSLSMGDYPIPVSACQEDRSNDSQCLGPNADNLSSSFMGQSSSVSSSTTQKAPSIAGAGPSINSPGTLSSVEENCISEDDNMDLDMLSDVLIDGNEMTSVAYQEPEYWCSLYYYEMNTRVGDTFHCSSPCLTVDGFTDPNRHNRFCLGLLSNVNRGHQIELTRRHIGKGVKLYYIGGEVFAECLSDSAIFVQSPNCNYMYKWHPATVCKIPPGCNLKIFNNQEFANLLTENVTKGFEAVYSLTNMCTIRMSFVKGWGADYRRQTVTSTPCWIEIHLNGPLQWLDRVLSQMGSPDHPCTSVS from the exons atgAGTCTCTTTACAAGTCCACCTCCAGTTGTAAAGAGACTTATAAGTTACATCAAAGAAGGTTCAGACAAAGAAGAAAAGTGGAAGGAAAAGGCTGTTAAATCATTAGTCAAGAGGTTAAAAAACGGAACACAATTGGACGAGTTGGAACGTGCTTTGGTTAGCCAAGATCCATCTACACGCTGTGTTACAATACCTCGTTCATTGGATGGACGTCTACAG GTTGCCCAGAAAAAAGGTTTACCACACGTTTTTTACTGCCAACTTTGGCGATGGCCAGACCTGCATACTCAGCACGAGTTAAGGCCTATCGCTACTTGTGAATATTCTTTCCAATCAAAACGCGATGAGGTTTGTATCAACCCTTATCACTATCGAAGGATTGAAAATCCAG ttCTCCCACCAATTATGGTTCCTCGTACAGTTAACAATGGGACTTCCGGAGTCAATAACGACAACACACATCGTGGTGTGACAGAATCATCTACTGAACGTTATGGAAGAGGTTCATCTTTTGGTTCACATCATTCTCGATACTCCTCTATGCACAATCAGTATCAACAAGGTcttcaacaacaacatcatctaAATGCTTTACAGAGTCATCATCCTTCCTCTGCTGGACTAAATGATTCTATGATAATGGGAGATGATTGTGGTTCAGAACCAAATAGTTTAGCTGCCCTCCTAGCTCCTCCATCTAAACAACCCAGACAACATCTTGCTACAGATGCTGTAACAGCTGCTGCTCTAGCCAGAGGTGATGCACTTGACGCGTATGCTGTGGCAAGTCGAGCAATAGCTGGTTTAGAAAATGTCGGAAATGTACTCGGTGGGACGCATCCACCATGTGTGAGCCTTCGTGAG GCTGCTGAAAATATGACTCTGGGTGGACCCCCCAATTTAGTTGGAACGCCCCCAGCTCCTCCTCATACAGGCTATCAATCGTCTCTTATGAATGTAGTGTCCAGTCTTAGCGGTGATGGTCGTGATTTCGCTCGCAGTTTAGGTGTAGCAAATCACATTCACAATGCTACAACGAG GTCACTTAGTATGGGTGATTATCCAATTCCTGTGTCTGCTTGCCAAGAAGATCGTTCTAACGATTCTCAGTGCCTAGGTCCAAATGCTGATAATTTGAGTTCAAGTTTTATGGGTCAATCATCATCAGTTTCTTCATCTACAACTCAGAAAGCTCCTAGTATTGCTGGTGCCGGCCCGTCAATAAACTCTCCTGGTACATTGTCATCAGTTGAAGAAAATTGTATCAGTGAAGATGACAATATGGATCTAG ATATGTTAAGTGATGTTCTTATTGATGGAAATGAAATGACTTCAGTAGCTTATCAAGAACCTGAATATTGGTgttcattatattattatgaaatgaatacTCGTGTTGGAGATACATTTCATTGTTCTAGTCCATGTTTAACTGTTGACGGTTTCACCGATCCAAATAGACATAATCGTTTCTGTTTAGGTCTATTATCCAATGTGAATAGAGGACATCAGATTGAGCTAACTAGAAGGCATATTG GTAAAGGTGTTAAACTTTATTATATTGGCGGTGAAGTGTTTGCAGAATGTTTAAGTGACAGTGCTATATTTGTACAATCTCCTAATTGCAATTATATGTATAAATGGCATCCAGCAACTGTATGTAAAATTCCACCTGgatgtaatttaaaaatattcaataatcaagAATTTGCTAATCTTCTTACAGAGAATGTAACTAAAGGTTTTGAAGCTGTTTATTCACTAACAAATATGTGTACTATACGAATGAGTTTTGTCAAAGGATGGGGTGCTGATTATCG CCGACAAACTGTAACTAGCACTCCGTGTTGGattgaaattcatttaaatGGACCTCTACAATGGCTTGATCGTGTCCTTAGTCAAATGGGCTCCCCAGATCATCCTTGCACATCTGTCAGTTGA